One Actinospica robiniae DSM 44927 genomic region harbors:
- a CDS encoding helix-turn-helix transcriptional regulator encodes MTNVAVENGAARRAELAEFLRSRRERITPEQAGLPPAPRRRTPGLRREEVAQLAAVGVTWYTWLEQGRPINASTQVLDAIARTLKLDTAEHRHLYVLAQVPDVAQAEADLAALPATLRPILDGMGHMAAVLNERFDLIATNSRFDAVFPSLLDQDGPQRNTLWCTFLLPACCHPFVNRHETIPALVATLRGAYARHIGEPHWDEFIKDLLERSPDFAELWSRNDVAGFGRMQRVFYQPAVGLLRYEMSTFGVLDAPGVRMNVFVPADEETRLAEAKLAVGDAEHPEVLSCGHTWDEWIHTRATVGPVA; translated from the coding sequence CGGAGCAGGCCGGCCTGCCGCCCGCGCCGCGCCGGCGCACCCCGGGCCTGCGCCGCGAGGAGGTGGCCCAGCTCGCCGCCGTCGGCGTGACCTGGTACACCTGGCTCGAGCAGGGGCGCCCGATCAACGCGAGCACGCAGGTGCTGGACGCGATCGCCCGCACCCTCAAACTGGACACCGCGGAGCACCGGCACCTGTACGTGCTGGCCCAGGTCCCGGACGTGGCCCAGGCCGAGGCCGATCTGGCCGCGCTGCCCGCCACCCTCCGACCGATCCTGGACGGGATGGGCCACATGGCGGCGGTGCTCAACGAGCGCTTCGACCTGATCGCGACCAACAGCCGGTTCGACGCCGTCTTCCCGTCGCTTCTGGACCAGGACGGCCCGCAACGCAACACCCTGTGGTGCACCTTCCTGCTGCCGGCCTGCTGCCACCCCTTCGTCAACCGGCACGAGACGATCCCCGCGCTGGTGGCCACGCTGCGCGGCGCCTACGCCCGCCACATCGGCGAACCGCACTGGGACGAGTTCATCAAGGACCTGCTCGAGCGCAGCCCGGACTTCGCCGAGCTGTGGTCGCGCAACGACGTGGCCGGCTTCGGCCGGATGCAGCGGGTGTTCTACCAGCCGGCCGTCGGCCTGCTGCGCTACGAGATGAGCACCTTCGGCGTGCTGGACGCGCCCGGGGTCCGGATGAACGTCTTCGTCCCCGCCGACGAGGAGACCCGGCTCGCCGAGGCGAAGCTGGCCGTCGGCGACGCGGAGCACCCCGAGGTGCTGTCCTGCGGCCACACCTGGGACGAGTGGATCCACACCCGCGCCACGGTCGGGCCGGTGGCCTGA
- a CDS encoding dienelactone hydrolase family protein: MDTVTSAVRIPIEEGAHLNADLSVPVGASSAVIFAHGTGSSRHSPRNRAVAEVLQRAGVATLLLDLLTEREEEIDDVTAEYRFDIPLLGRRTTAVVDRLAEQPGTRGLPVGLFGASTGAAAALIAAAERPERVTAVVCRGGRVDLAEDVLDRVRAPVLLIVGGRDPQVLALNRDAADRLTAPHRLEVVPGATHLFAEQHALETVALAARLWFTRPGPEPSTVG; encoded by the coding sequence GTGGATACGGTCACCAGCGCCGTACGCATCCCGATCGAGGAAGGCGCCCACCTGAACGCGGACCTGAGCGTGCCGGTCGGGGCCAGTTCGGCGGTGATCTTCGCGCACGGGACCGGCAGCTCCCGGCACAGCCCGCGCAACCGTGCCGTCGCCGAGGTGCTGCAGCGGGCCGGCGTCGCCACCCTCCTGCTCGACCTGCTCACCGAGCGCGAGGAGGAGATCGACGACGTGACCGCCGAGTACCGCTTCGACATCCCGCTGCTCGGCCGGCGCACCACCGCCGTGGTCGACCGGCTGGCCGAGCAGCCGGGCACGCGCGGACTGCCGGTGGGGCTGTTCGGGGCGAGCACCGGCGCGGCGGCGGCGCTGATCGCCGCGGCGGAGCGGCCGGAGCGGGTCACCGCGGTGGTCTGCCGGGGCGGCCGGGTGGATCTGGCCGAGGACGTGCTGGACCGGGTCCGGGCGCCGGTGCTGCTGATCGTCGGCGGCCGCGATCCGCAGGTGCTGGCGCTCAACCGGGACGCCGCCGACCGGCTCACCGCGCCGCACCGGCTCGAGGTGGTCCCCGGCGCCACCCACCTGTTCGCCGAGCAGCACGCGCTCGAGACCGTCGCGCTCGCCGCCCGGCTCTGGTTCACCCGGCCCGGGCCCGAACCGTCCACCGTCGGCTGA
- a CDS encoding lytic polysaccharide monooxygenase auxiliary activity family 9 protein → MLIATLCALAATVLAAAPASAHGAMESIGSRTYLCYEDGLTSTGQIVPQNSACQAAIASSGTTPLYNWFAVGNRSGATSGETSALIPDGDLCSGDSNYFDFSGFNSANANWPKTHLTSGSSVQIKYNMWAAHPGTFSLYITKPGWDSTQPLTWADLEPTPFSTATNPPSVGSPGSVSSYYYWNATLPTGYTGYQMIYSIWARSDSTETFYGCSDVVFDGGNGNVTGLGTSGGTPPPEVACTAVETITSTWPGGYQASTTITNPTTSTMNKWHVSWDEPNGEAISSAWNGTLTSAGTLATVNSAAWNGVLAAGASTSFGFTANYTGTPAAPSSISCQSP, encoded by the coding sequence TTGCTGATCGCGACCCTGTGCGCGCTGGCGGCGACGGTTCTGGCCGCGGCCCCCGCCTCGGCGCACGGCGCCATGGAGTCGATCGGCAGCCGCACGTACCTGTGCTACGAGGACGGGCTGACCTCTACCGGCCAGATCGTGCCGCAGAACTCCGCCTGCCAGGCGGCCATCGCGTCGAGCGGCACCACCCCGCTCTACAACTGGTTCGCCGTGGGCAACCGCTCCGGCGCCACCAGCGGCGAGACCAGCGCGCTGATCCCCGACGGGGACCTGTGCAGCGGCGACAGCAACTACTTCGATTTCTCCGGCTTCAACTCGGCGAACGCCAACTGGCCGAAGACCCACCTGACCTCCGGATCCTCCGTCCAGATCAAGTACAACATGTGGGCGGCGCACCCGGGGACCTTCTCGCTCTACATCACCAAGCCGGGCTGGGACTCCACCCAGCCGCTGACCTGGGCTGACCTGGAGCCGACGCCGTTCTCCACGGCGACGAACCCGCCCTCGGTGGGCAGCCCGGGCAGCGTGAGCAGCTACTACTACTGGAACGCCACGCTGCCGACCGGCTACACCGGATACCAGATGATCTACTCGATCTGGGCCCGGTCGGACAGCACCGAGACGTTCTACGGCTGCTCCGACGTCGTGTTCGACGGCGGCAACGGCAACGTGACCGGCCTCGGCACCAGCGGCGGCACGCCGCCGCCCGAGGTGGCGTGCACCGCGGTCGAGACGATCACCAGCACGTGGCCCGGCGGATACCAGGCCTCGACGACGATCACCAACCCGACCACCAGCACGATGAACAAGTGGCACGTGAGCTGGGACGAGCCGAACGGCGAGGCCATCAGCAGCGCCTGGAACGGCACGCTGACCTCGGCCGGCACTCTGGCCACAGTCAACAGTGCCGCCTGGAACGGCGTGCTCGCGGCCGGCGCGAGCACCAGCTTCGGATTCACCGCCAACTACACGGGCACCCCGGCGGCGCCCAGCAGCATCTCCTGTCAGAGCCCGTAA
- a CDS encoding cellulose-binding domain-containing protein, with translation MPNLRQRFRRPSDGSVDARRRRGLLAAAVAVAAVAATLPAAIGSSGAAAATAPCSVGYQVNQWTGGFTANVSVTNGGGALTAWTVSWSFDGNQQITSAWNAQVTQSGKAATATNESYNGAVAAGGSIQFGFQGTWSGTNDTPTNFALNGVSCGGGGSASASASASASASASASRSASPSASASASASASASASASASASASASASPTGVSTGSGCTVTGVVFCDGFENQTSSVPSGRWSVYNLDCSGSGTAAIDSTTAHAGTKSAKVVGVDGYCNHVFIRDAADMGLAGPVWDVRFYVKHTTALPTGHVTFVAMNDSSEGNTDLRFGGQDGALMWNRQEDDQTLPDQSPAGVAQSTALPINTWNCVELQVNGSTGAITTWINGSQIAGLSENGTPVSNVSDQWLSGNGASWRPKLTDLKLGWESYGGGGNDTLWFDDVALSSGRIGC, from the coding sequence ATGCCGAACTTGAGACAGCGATTCCGGCGCCCGTCCGACGGATCCGTCGACGCGCGTCGGCGCCGGGGACTGCTCGCTGCGGCGGTGGCGGTGGCCGCCGTGGCCGCCACGCTGCCGGCTGCTATCGGCTCGAGCGGGGCGGCCGCGGCGACGGCCCCGTGCTCGGTCGGCTATCAGGTCAACCAGTGGACCGGCGGGTTCACCGCCAACGTCAGCGTCACCAACGGGGGCGGCGCGCTGACGGCGTGGACGGTCAGCTGGAGCTTCGACGGCAATCAGCAGATCACCTCGGCCTGGAACGCCCAGGTCACCCAGAGCGGCAAGGCGGCGACCGCGACCAACGAGTCCTACAACGGCGCCGTCGCGGCCGGCGGCAGCATTCAGTTCGGGTTCCAGGGCACCTGGTCCGGCACCAACGACACGCCGACGAACTTCGCCCTCAACGGGGTCTCGTGCGGCGGAGGCGGGTCGGCGTCCGCATCCGCGTCGGCCTCAGCCTCGGCCAGCGCCTCGGCGAGCCGTAGCGCGAGCCCGTCCGCGTCGGCCTCGGCCAGCGCGTCGGCATCCGCTTCGGCCTCGGCCTCGGCCTCCGCTTCGGCGAGCGCGAGCGCGTCGCCGACCGGCGTCTCCACCGGCTCCGGCTGCACCGTGACCGGCGTGGTCTTCTGCGACGGCTTCGAGAACCAGACGTCCTCGGTCCCCTCGGGCCGTTGGAGCGTCTACAACCTCGACTGCTCCGGCAGCGGCACGGCGGCGATCGATTCGACCACGGCACACGCCGGGACCAAGTCGGCCAAGGTGGTCGGCGTCGACGGGTACTGCAACCACGTGTTCATCCGCGACGCCGCCGACATGGGCCTGGCCGGGCCGGTGTGGGACGTACGGTTCTACGTCAAGCACACGACGGCGCTCCCCACCGGGCACGTCACCTTCGTGGCGATGAACGACTCCTCGGAGGGCAACACCGACCTGCGCTTCGGCGGGCAGGACGGCGCGCTGATGTGGAACCGGCAGGAGGACGACCAGACGCTGCCCGACCAGAGCCCGGCCGGGGTGGCGCAGAGCACCGCGCTGCCGATCAACACCTGGAACTGCGTCGAGCTCCAGGTGAACGGCTCCACCGGGGCCATCACCACCTGGATCAACGGCAGCCAGATCGCCGGCCTGAGCGAGAACGGCACGCCGGTCTCCAACGTCAGCGACCAGTGGCTCTCCGGCAACGGCGCCTCCTGGCGGCCGAAGCTGACCGACCTGAAGCTCGGCTGGGAGAGCTACGGCGGGGGCGGCAACGACACCCTCTGGTTCGACGACGTCGCCCTGAGCAGCGGGCGGATCGGCTGCTGA
- a CDS encoding GrpB family protein, producing MAAVGSLETFAKHVAALGSIGYARHQNGMVDRLLYVRAVDSVRSHILHVVTLESWPTRNQRILRDFLRRDPDAAVRYGDLKRRIAATGIAAGDYATAKTVLIQELTDRARAEQGLAPVPVWEKGPSRSAAA from the coding sequence ATGGCTGCCGTGGGAAGCCTCGAGACGTTCGCGAAGCACGTGGCGGCGCTCGGCAGCATCGGGTATGCCCGCCACCAGAACGGCATGGTCGACCGGCTGCTGTACGTCCGCGCCGTCGACAGCGTCCGGTCACACATCCTGCACGTCGTCACGCTGGAGAGCTGGCCGACGCGGAACCAGCGCATTCTGCGCGACTTTCTGCGCCGCGACCCGGATGCCGCCGTGCGCTATGGCGATCTGAAGCGGCGGATCGCGGCCACGGGGATCGCTGCGGGCGATTACGCCACGGCGAAGACCGTTCTCATCCAGGAGCTCACTGATCGCGCCCGCGCGGAGCAGGGGCTGGCGCCGGTGCCGGTCTGGGAGAAGGGGCCTTCGCGCTCGGCCGCGGCCTAG
- a CDS encoding GrpB family protein, producing MPSNFGIQIVDYDPAWPARAADAIAELGSALPGAFAEIEHIGSTAVPGLAAKPIIA from the coding sequence ATGCCTTCGAACTTCGGTATCCAGATCGTCGACTACGACCCCGCCTGGCCCGCGCGAGCCGCCGACGCGATCGCGGAGCTGGGTTCGGCGCTGCCGGGCGCATTCGCAGAGATCGAACACATCGGCTCCACTGCCGTGCCGGGCTTGGCCGCGAAGCCCATCATCGCCTGA
- a CDS encoding maleylpyruvate isomerase family mycothiol-dependent enzyme encodes MDPAEFLVHLRRELQAFATCLCGDLSARVTTCGDWTLRDLAEHLGRSNEWVVAAVREGRGDYQAPEAPTDPVELAAWFDRTGASLLEVLQQDPSQDAWTIYPPHTVGFWRRRRCLETLLHRWDAEHALGIDSGMDPELAGEGIAEVIDTIAPRQIALGRAASPTTAVRLLATDTDASWVLGPGNPVATVASTAPNLLLMLWNRLSSGDPALGWEGDHAAGREVLSGALVP; translated from the coding sequence GTGGATCCCGCTGAGTTTCTCGTCCACCTGCGCCGCGAGCTGCAGGCCTTTGCGACGTGTCTGTGCGGTGACTTGTCTGCGCGGGTCACCACCTGCGGCGACTGGACCCTGCGAGACCTGGCGGAGCATCTCGGCCGGTCCAACGAATGGGTCGTGGCGGCCGTGCGCGAAGGTCGCGGGGACTATCAGGCTCCTGAAGCGCCGACGGACCCGGTCGAGCTGGCGGCTTGGTTCGACCGCACCGGCGCCAGCCTGCTCGAGGTGCTGCAGCAGGATCCTTCGCAGGATGCGTGGACGATCTATCCGCCCCATACCGTCGGCTTCTGGCGTCGGCGCCGATGCCTGGAGACTCTGCTTCACCGCTGGGATGCCGAGCACGCGTTGGGCATCGACAGCGGGATGGACCCGGAGCTGGCGGGAGAGGGCATAGCAGAGGTCATCGATACCATTGCGCCGCGCCAGATCGCGCTCGGCCGCGCAGCGAGCCCAACCACGGCGGTACGGCTGCTCGCCACGGACACCGACGCATCCTGGGTGCTCGGCCCGGGAAATCCGGTCGCCACGGTAGCCTCCACGGCGCCGAACCTGTTGCTGATGCTGTGGAACCGGCTGTCGTCAGGGGATCCGGCGCTCGGCTGGGAGGGCGACCATGCGGCCGGGCGCGAGGTACTGAGCGGCGCGCTGGTGCCGTAA
- a CDS encoding GOLPH3/VPS74 family protein: protein METTMGEDLVLLALRPNGTMHAQQKLRFALSGAELLLLAELGRLDPAGRIRVLDPHKTGDALLDAALADICKRGAGRPPQAWIASARPGLRERYLERLAGKGVVRLEEHRTLGLFRVNRWHVLDLGRVQQVRARLDAIAASTGELTPDQAAFASLVHVAGLDEALYPGGHGAQARARLRQIARKRPTSASAAAAVPTQDPASWLLSVVVLASLDAAAPASVLSGPDSFPAQHDVHHGVAHDHNTHHSHNGLGPSHHHTDHGGFDAGGGHHH, encoded by the coding sequence ATGGAAACGACCATGGGGGAGGACCTGGTCCTGCTCGCGCTGCGGCCGAACGGAACGATGCACGCCCAGCAGAAGCTCCGCTTCGCCCTGTCCGGCGCGGAGCTTCTGCTCCTCGCGGAACTGGGCCGTCTCGACCCGGCCGGCCGCATCCGCGTGCTCGATCCGCACAAGACCGGCGACGCGCTCCTCGACGCCGCGCTCGCCGACATCTGCAAGCGCGGCGCGGGCCGCCCGCCGCAGGCCTGGATCGCGAGCGCCCGGCCGGGCCTGCGCGAGCGCTACCTCGAGCGCCTGGCCGGGAAAGGCGTGGTGCGTCTCGAGGAACACCGCACCCTCGGCCTGTTCCGGGTCAACCGCTGGCACGTCCTCGACCTCGGCCGCGTCCAGCAGGTGCGCGCCCGGCTCGACGCGATCGCCGCCTCGACCGGCGAGCTGACACCAGATCAGGCCGCCTTCGCCAGCCTCGTCCACGTCGCCGGTCTCGACGAGGCGCTCTACCCCGGCGGCCACGGCGCCCAGGCACGCGCCCGCCTGCGCCAGATCGCCCGCAAACGCCCCACATCCGCATCCGCGGCGGCGGCAGTGCCGACCCAGGATCCGGCGAGCTGGCTGCTGAGCGTGGTAGTCCTGGCCTCGCTCGACGCGGCCGCGCCCGCCTCGGTGCTCTCCGGCCCGGACAGTTTCCCCGCGCAGCACGACGTCCACCACGGCGTGGCGCACGACCACAACACGCACCACAGCCACAACGGCCTCGGCCCCTCGCACCACCACACAGACCACGGCGGCTTCGATGCCGGGGGCGGGCACCACCACTGA
- a CDS encoding glycosyltransferase family 4 protein, giving the protein MRVMQVLGPSTGGIGVYVRALAEHCVAAGDEVAVVTVDLRRNPADLPNLRRRLMRERPEVVHAHGVKAAAAVNLALLGVSRARRPRRVVTLHNAVDARAVEMVAIRPADVVLGASADLVHRARSLGAKAAAFVPVPAPELPKAASSRSDMRAALGVEEDALLLLSIGRLAPQKSMSVLLDALEMLTTGPVRLVIAGDGPQRGELAARIAARSLPATLLGHRTDIADLLEAADVFVLASQWEARALVVQEALRAGLPVVATAVGGLPQLVGDAALLVPWNDASALAEAVHRIEADPRLRERLTTAGPARAASWPQPAEALALARQWYS; this is encoded by the coding sequence ATGCGCGTCATGCAGGTGCTCGGGCCGAGCACGGGAGGCATCGGCGTCTACGTGCGCGCGCTCGCAGAGCACTGCGTCGCGGCGGGCGACGAGGTGGCGGTGGTCACGGTCGATCTGCGGCGCAACCCGGCCGATCTGCCGAACCTTCGCAGGAGATTGATGCGTGAGCGGCCGGAGGTCGTCCACGCGCATGGCGTCAAGGCGGCCGCGGCGGTCAACCTCGCGCTGCTCGGGGTGAGCCGGGCCCGGCGGCCCCGGCGCGTCGTCACACTGCACAACGCGGTCGACGCGCGCGCGGTCGAGATGGTCGCGATCCGTCCCGCGGACGTCGTGCTGGGGGCCTCGGCAGACCTCGTCCATCGAGCGAGATCCCTGGGGGCCAAGGCGGCCGCGTTCGTGCCGGTGCCGGCACCGGAGCTGCCCAAGGCTGCGAGTTCGAGGTCGGATATGCGCGCCGCGCTCGGCGTCGAGGAGGACGCGCTGCTGCTTCTGAGCATCGGCCGGCTCGCTCCGCAGAAGAGCATGTCGGTACTGCTCGACGCGCTGGAGATGCTGACCACCGGCCCGGTCCGCCTGGTGATCGCCGGAGACGGGCCCCAGCGCGGCGAACTCGCCGCCCGCATCGCCGCCAGAAGCCTGCCGGCGACGCTGCTCGGCCACCGCACCGACATCGCGGACCTGCTCGAAGCAGCGGACGTGTTCGTCCTGGCGTCGCAGTGGGAAGCCCGTGCCCTGGTGGTGCAGGAAGCGTTGCGCGCGGGTCTGCCCGTGGTGGCCACGGCCGTCGGCGGCCTGCCGCAGCTGGTCGGCGACGCGGCGTTGCTCGTGCCGTGGAACGACGCGTCCGCGCTCGCCGAGGCCGTGCACCGGATCGAGGCCGACCCGCGGCTGCGCGAGCGCCTGACCACCGCCGGCCCGGCGCGCGCGGCGAGCTGGCCGCAGCCCGCCGAAGCGCTCGCCCTGGCGCGCCAGTGGTACTCCTGA
- the murJ gene encoding murein biosynthesis integral membrane protein MurJ, protein MAEQSRAQGRPVSAASAPPAEPARPSRRHPPGPRGLDDPLLEPVDELHRSDSPGSFSGGASVARAAAMIAGVTVLSRLFGFLRTLVFSHTVGHGDLADAYNSANQIPNTIFDIVAGGALAGVAVPLLAGPLGRGERGYASRTVSALLTWAVGVLLPLCLLGIGLAIPLGALIAGPHGPAGTYPDQVGRFLILFMPQIPLYGVAVVLSAALQADRRFFSPAIAPLLSSLVMVATYSAFGVLDPRAADDLGRLTEGAWLVLGIGTTLGVATLALSLVPAARRAGFRIRPTLRFAPGVARQARQLAAAGMITLVAQNCAVLGVVFLTNYADPTGGALTVYNFSWAVYLLPYAVLVVPIATSAFTELAALADSEDEPAYRAGIAATARAVTLAGFAGASLLAAVAWPMSSLFISHGSAGPGAASMAGGLLAFAPGLLGYAAIALLGRVLYASGYGRDAASATSIGWLVVFAADAVLIFVWRSQPVTALGVGNSLGMSLAGLLLLRAVHRRVGPGAFAGLGRTALAGALAAVVAGGAGWWIGIGFGWTSARAALLVGPLCTVVALALYVGVVLPFDGAQLRPLLDRFRSRTRRRR, encoded by the coding sequence GTGGCTGAGCAGTCCCGCGCTCAAGGCCGGCCGGTCTCGGCGGCGTCCGCGCCGCCGGCGGAGCCGGCCCGTCCGTCCCGGCGGCACCCGCCGGGCCCGCGCGGGCTCGACGACCCGCTGCTCGAACCGGTCGACGAGCTGCACCGGTCCGACTCGCCGGGGTCCTTCAGCGGCGGCGCTTCGGTGGCCCGGGCCGCGGCGATGATCGCCGGGGTCACCGTGCTCTCCCGGCTCTTCGGCTTCCTGCGCACCCTGGTCTTCTCGCACACCGTCGGGCACGGCGACCTGGCCGACGCGTACAACTCGGCGAATCAGATCCCGAACACCATCTTCGACATCGTGGCCGGCGGCGCGCTGGCCGGGGTGGCGGTGCCGCTGCTGGCCGGGCCGTTGGGCCGGGGCGAACGCGGCTACGCCTCGCGCACCGTCTCGGCCCTGCTGACCTGGGCGGTCGGCGTGCTGCTGCCGTTGTGCCTGCTCGGCATAGGGCTGGCCATACCGCTCGGCGCGCTGATCGCCGGCCCGCACGGGCCGGCCGGGACGTATCCGGACCAGGTCGGGCGCTTCCTGATCCTGTTCATGCCGCAGATCCCGCTCTACGGCGTGGCCGTGGTGCTCTCCGCCGCGCTGCAGGCCGACCGCAGGTTCTTCTCCCCGGCGATAGCGCCGCTGCTCTCCAGCCTGGTGATGGTGGCCACGTACTCGGCCTTCGGGGTGCTCGACCCGCGGGCCGCGGACGACCTGGGCCGGCTGACCGAGGGCGCCTGGCTGGTGCTGGGCATCGGCACCACGCTCGGCGTGGCGACGCTCGCGCTCAGCCTGGTCCCGGCCGCGCGCCGGGCCGGTTTCCGGATCCGTCCGACGCTGCGGTTCGCCCCGGGCGTCGCCCGCCAGGCGCGGCAGCTGGCCGCCGCCGGAATGATCACGCTGGTGGCGCAGAACTGCGCGGTGCTCGGCGTGGTGTTCCTGACGAACTACGCGGACCCGACCGGCGGCGCCCTGACCGTCTACAACTTCAGCTGGGCGGTGTACCTGCTCCCCTACGCGGTGCTCGTGGTGCCGATCGCGACCAGCGCCTTCACCGAGCTCGCCGCGCTCGCCGACAGCGAGGACGAGCCGGCGTACCGGGCCGGCATCGCGGCGACCGCGCGGGCGGTGACCCTGGCCGGCTTCGCGGGCGCGAGCCTGCTCGCGGCGGTGGCCTGGCCGATGTCGAGCCTGTTCATCTCGCACGGCAGCGCCGGCCCGGGCGCCGCGTCGATGGCCGGCGGTCTGCTGGCGTTCGCGCCGGGGCTGCTGGGCTACGCGGCGATCGCGCTGCTGGGCCGGGTGCTCTACGCCTCGGGGTACGGCCGGGACGCGGCTTCGGCCACGTCGATCGGCTGGCTGGTGGTCTTTGCCGCGGACGCGGTGCTCATCTTCGTCTGGCGCTCCCAGCCGGTCACCGCACTGGGCGTCGGCAACTCGCTCGGGATGTCGCTGGCCGGGCTCCTGCTGCTGCGCGCTGTGCACCGCCGGGTGGGCCCCGGCGCGTTCGCGGGCCTCGGCCGGACCGCGCTGGCCGGTGCTCTCGCGGCGGTGGTCGCGGGCGGCGCCGGCTGGTGGATCGGCATCGGCTTCGGCTGGACCAGCGCCCGCGCCGCGCTGCTCGTCGGGCCGCTGTGCACGGTCGTCGCACTGGCGCTGTACGTGGGCGTGGTGCTGCCGTTCGACGGCGCGCAGCTGCGGCCGTTGCTGGACCGCTTCCGCAGCCGGACCAGGCGGCGGCGCTGA
- a CDS encoding copper transporter, giving the protein MIDFRYHVVSIVAVFLALTVGLVIGASILSKGLADSLRGSLAQSNSQIKSQQEQINELKGEVEQRDKYISATAAGLVAHQLDAGCVAVVQIAGADADAYGTMATLLQKQSGASICSETTINTSFTADGSRQQLTALLTRHTPAGQTLAGTTVQQQAARLLGEALTAAQQGSTAPAHPSTSPSSTPTTAPSTAVGAKTNASPGAGAGSGTPLAGSTAAMTPADALETLQDFQKDGMITMTVPPTAWGPANLTYLAAPSGTGTDAQNQTYLALAQALRAGGALPVVGGSGQSADKGGLISAVIADSVSVHDIPTVDNTDSPMGQVASVFCLAELLQGGGTSVAGHYGTGVDNDGLVPPNLAGLG; this is encoded by the coding sequence GTGATCGATTTCCGGTACCACGTCGTGTCGATCGTGGCGGTGTTCCTGGCGCTGACCGTCGGACTGGTGATCGGCGCGTCCATCCTGTCCAAGGGGCTGGCCGACAGCCTGCGCGGCAGCCTGGCCCAGTCCAACTCGCAGATCAAGAGCCAGCAGGAGCAGATCAACGAGCTCAAGGGCGAGGTCGAGCAGCGGGACAAGTACATCTCCGCCACCGCGGCCGGCCTGGTGGCCCACCAGCTCGACGCCGGCTGCGTCGCGGTGGTCCAGATCGCCGGCGCGGACGCGGACGCCTACGGCACGATGGCCACGCTGCTGCAGAAGCAGAGCGGCGCCTCGATCTGCAGCGAGACCACGATCAACACCTCGTTCACCGCCGACGGTTCGCGCCAGCAGCTGACCGCCCTGCTCACCCGGCACACCCCGGCCGGCCAGACCCTCGCCGGCACGACCGTGCAGCAGCAGGCGGCGCGGCTGCTCGGCGAGGCGCTGACCGCGGCGCAGCAGGGTTCGACCGCGCCGGCCCACCCGTCCACCTCGCCCTCGTCGACGCCGACGACCGCGCCCTCGACGGCGGTGGGCGCGAAGACGAACGCGTCGCCCGGCGCCGGGGCGGGGAGCGGCACCCCCTTGGCGGGCTCGACCGCGGCGATGACGCCGGCCGACGCGCTCGAGACGCTCCAGGACTTCCAGAAGGACGGCATGATCACCATGACCGTCCCGCCGACCGCGTGGGGACCGGCCAACCTGACCTACCTGGCCGCGCCGAGCGGCACCGGCACCGACGCCCAGAACCAGACGTATCTGGCCCTCGCCCAGGCGCTGCGCGCGGGCGGGGCGCTGCCGGTGGTGGGCGGCTCCGGGCAGTCCGCGGACAAGGGCGGGCTGATCTCCGCGGTGATCGCCGACTCCGTCTCCGTGCACGACATCCCCACCGTCGATAACACCGACTCGCCGATGGGACAGGTAGCCTCGGTGTTCTGCCTCGCCGAGCTGCTGCAGGGCGGCGGTACGTCGGTGGCCGGGCACTACGGCACCGGCGTGGACAACGACGGGCTGGTCCCGCCGAACCTGGCCGGCCTCGGCTGA